One window of Corallococcus caeni genomic DNA carries:
- a CDS encoding Ig-like domain-containing protein: MDPTSDDSSFAWFRDAAPSTLAWKLTCLVLLALLPLGASAAPSLRYQMDQRGDFVLFGNTLSQECRAGTPAPLVGTVGACGTNIDDQAADVHWTTDGTTASADTSVAPGSAKSQAVLALPSGAVVTYARLYWGAVRSVASRTGTMSPGTSVTLARVGTFSTAITADSSKGYTNGSNYAYQSTADVTALVQQYGTGAYLLSGADVLDFRNVSDTFPYSGWAMVVFYRLASEPLRNLTLFDGLDIVSNGVSATATLSGFLVPASGYSAKLGVIAYEGENVYSGDALNFNGVALSDAQNPANNFFNGTRSRLGVAQSNAGDLPRFAGTPATLEGMDLDVVDITARVSAGQTSATVSATSTADQYLLGAFITSISTQKPDFIQTVKSVAAVSPRPDGSLRGGDVLEYTVQTTNTGDDSGILTVLTDTLPTNVTYVPGTLRVTAGANTGAKTDATGDDQGDYDAANRRLTVRLGTGANATQGGVINIGESTTLVFRVTINVGATGSIDNQAVVRSTGQQGAPETSFPSSPPVGTGPTTTPVGGPPAPAVTAPAANATLTTRTPTFSGTGEAGNTVTVREGTTVLCTATVSASGAWSCASTVQLADGAHTVTAQAADPSGNLSPTTSVAFSVDATAPVAPVISTPAQNAQLNTATPTFTGTAEAGSTVTVREGATVLCTTTANAATGAWSCASGVTLPSGSHTVTATAQDAAGNTGPASGGRTFVVDVTAPAAPVIVAPTSGSAVSSTTPTFSGFAEAGSTVNVVVGGVTVCTATANASGAWSCTSGTALGQGAQTATVTATDAAGNTGPASTTSFTVDTVAPVAPVVTAPTSGQLVTTQTPVLSGTAEANSTVTVREGTTVLCTATANASGAWSCTSSSLAQGAHTISATARDAAGNTGPASASVPFTVDSVAPVAPVITSPTSGQTVATQTPVLSGTAEANSTVTVREGTTVVCTTTANASGAWSCTSATLSEGAHTISATARDAAGNTGPASTSVPFTVDSVAPAAPVIASPTPGQLVATRTPTLSGTAEANSTVTVREGTTVLCTATANASGAWSCTSSTLADGAHTISATARDAAGNTGPASTSVPFTVDATAPAAPVVTAPTANQTLTTQTPTLSGTAEANSTVTVREGTTVLCTTTANASGAWSCTSSTLADGAHTVSATARDAAGNTGPASTSVPFSVDTTAPAAPLIASPTPGQVVATQTPTLSGSAEANSTVTVREGTTILCTTTANASGVWTCASSTLAEGAHTISATARDVAGNTGPASTSVPFTVDTVAPAAPGIAAPTSGQLVTTQTPVLSGTAEANSTVTVREGTTVLCTATANASGAWSCTSSSLAQGSHTISATARDAAGNAGPASTPVPFTIDSIAPVAPVIASPTSGQMVATQTPTLSGTAEANSTVTVREGTTVLCTTTANGSGAWSCTSSQLTDGTHTISATARDVAGNTGPASTSVPFTVDSTAPVAPVIASPTSGQTVATQTPTLSGTAEANSTVTVREGTTVLCTATANSSGAWSCTSSTLADGAHTVSATARDAAGNTGPASTSVPFSVDTTAPATPVVTAPTSGQAVATSTPAITGTAEAGSIVTVREGTTVLCTATADASGAWSCTSSTLMDGSHTVSVTARDAVGNTSPARTVSFTVDATPPDAPVIVTPANGAALAASPVTYSGTAEPGSRVTVTLDGTSLGTVTANGAGEWSFTPGIVLGDGGHTLTAVAQDGAGNNSPVATSTFTVDTTAPDAPVFTAPALNATVTTARPTITGTADLGTQVTLVIGGNTFGPLTVDASGTWSFTPATDLPQGPITVSATAADAAGNVSDAAQLTFTVDSVSPDTVITSHPPVASNSTSATFTFQGTDADVAGFVCTLDTISVACASPYTATDLDAGPHTFTVAAVDASGNVDPTPASFTWTVDVTPPAAPIVLQPTSGEVLTSASPVITGTAEPGSTVYLVLDNGAPLGPILVNDQGEWSYPVQATLADGSHTLSATSTDAAGNTSEPVSLTFFIDTDAPDTTIESGPAQPSNSASATFEFSSTGGGIRYECSVDAAPFTSCDSPFTLDSLAEGGHTLAVRAVDAAGNVDPSPAEYAWTVDLGAPEAPAITSPANSALFNTGAVSYAGTAEAGTTVRVTVDGVFVGTAGVSEAGTWTFTSGPVLDTGAHTVSVTSVDAAGNSSQATSVAFSVDLVAPDTVLTASVPAVTSSREASFEFTSNDATATFECRFDTGAFVPCTSPQERTALADGTYTLQVRAVDAAGNVDPTPAAFTWTVDTAAPQTFIRSGPIANDAPNPATFDLDSDETGVTYACSLDDGPFTPCSDPALFTVTPGPHTLAVRATDAAGNVDDSPATWSWSATDDADNDGLTDAEEAQAGTDPRNADTDADGLPDGVEVHSGRTDPLDDDSDDDGVLDGNEDANHDGVTQATETDPTRADSDADGLTDGLELGLTAPQGTGTDPAHFVADADPATTTDPLKADTDNGGVWDGIEDKNHNGKVDSGETNPLDAADDVDADGDGVDNATELELGLDPFNADTDGDGLTDGIDGLVDTDGDGLIDARDTDSDNDGLSDGEEDVNHDGITQATETDRRQADTDADGLMDGVEVHGQNPTDPLARDTDGDGLSDGEEDTNANGTRDANETDPNRADSDEGGVPDGVEVKGGTNPLDADDDFTVLGRGCSTGGAGGLLPLALGLLAVPLLGRRRRALPARGMGRGVALTVAVGLSLGAASRAEAQASVSQAIDVQQYKPGPGAYDVLGLNSARVAPHLTWNVGASLNYAHQPLNFFDPREETFVYRIVQQQVSLDLMGAVSLFDRLEVGLVLPLTVTGSQSASAVSEQFANGVGTAGLGDLRVVPKLALLSKGALNLAVLAPFTLPTGGGDHFLGADGPTFQPRVAGEWATPSLRLLANVGVNLRKAQDLRNLHVGNELAFGVGAEVPLTQALSAQATLAGAVGLSESDKEEFPLELLGAVKYRFARGFAAHVGAGPGLTRGYGTPAFRVLAGLAYTPGGASAPVAAAARAPACALGPEDFDGFQDDDGCLDPDDDHDGIPDVSDTCPTEPETVNGERDEDGCPDTVPEAKPATDSATPPAALTLPPAPVDTDGDGLPDSEDRCPTEAEDQDGFEDEDGCPDPDNDKDGIADAADACPLEAEVINGVKDDDGCPDKGESKVRLEGSRIVILDKVYFATGKDVILPKSFPLLSQVAAVLRTHPELERVRVEGHTDSQGDDAKNLDLSQRRANTVRDWLVKTGIAAERLEAVGSGETKPVDTNDTPKGRENNRRVEFNIVKTAGQAEGVSP; this comes from the coding sequence ATGGACCCCACCTCCGACGATTCCTCCTTCGCCTGGTTCCGGGACGCCGCCCCCTCCACGCTGGCCTGGAAGCTGACGTGTCTGGTGTTGCTGGCGCTGCTTCCGCTGGGGGCCTCCGCCGCGCCGTCGCTGCGCTACCAGATGGATCAGCGGGGCGACTTCGTGCTGTTCGGCAACACGCTGTCGCAGGAGTGCCGCGCGGGGACGCCGGCGCCGCTGGTGGGCACGGTCGGCGCCTGCGGCACCAACATCGACGACCAGGCGGCGGACGTGCACTGGACGACCGACGGCACCACGGCGTCCGCGGACACGTCGGTGGCGCCGGGCAGCGCGAAGAGCCAGGCGGTGCTCGCGCTGCCGTCGGGGGCGGTGGTGACGTACGCGCGGCTGTACTGGGGTGCGGTGCGCTCGGTGGCGAGCCGCACGGGCACCATGTCCCCGGGGACGTCCGTGACGCTGGCGCGGGTGGGCACGTTCTCCACGGCCATCACCGCGGACTCCAGCAAGGGCTACACGAACGGCAGCAACTACGCCTACCAGTCCACGGCGGACGTGACGGCGCTGGTGCAGCAGTACGGCACGGGCGCCTACCTGCTCTCCGGCGCGGACGTGTTGGACTTCCGCAACGTCAGCGACACCTTCCCCTACTCCGGCTGGGCGATGGTCGTCTTCTACCGGCTGGCCAGCGAGCCCCTGCGCAACCTCACCCTCTTCGATGGGCTGGACATCGTGAGCAACGGCGTGAGCGCGACGGCCACGCTGTCCGGCTTCCTGGTGCCGGCCTCCGGCTACTCGGCGAAGCTGGGCGTCATCGCCTACGAGGGGGAGAACGTCTACTCGGGCGACGCGCTGAACTTCAACGGCGTGGCCCTGTCGGACGCGCAGAACCCGGCGAACAACTTCTTCAACGGCACGCGCAGCCGGCTGGGTGTGGCGCAGAGCAACGCCGGGGACCTGCCGCGCTTCGCGGGCACGCCGGCCACGCTCGAAGGCATGGACCTGGACGTCGTGGACATCACCGCGCGCGTCTCCGCGGGCCAGACGTCCGCGACGGTGTCCGCCACCTCCACGGCGGACCAGTACCTGCTGGGCGCGTTCATCACGTCCATCTCCACGCAGAAGCCGGACTTCATCCAGACGGTGAAGAGCGTGGCGGCCGTGTCGCCGCGTCCGGACGGCAGCCTGCGCGGCGGTGACGTGCTGGAGTACACCGTTCAGACGACGAACACGGGCGATGACTCGGGCATCCTCACGGTGCTCACGGACACGCTGCCCACCAACGTCACCTACGTGCCGGGCACGCTGCGGGTGACGGCGGGCGCCAACACCGGCGCGAAGACCGACGCGACGGGGGACGACCAGGGCGACTACGACGCCGCGAACCGCCGGCTCACGGTGCGCCTGGGCACGGGCGCCAACGCCACGCAGGGCGGCGTCATCAACATCGGAGAGAGCACGACGCTCGTCTTCCGGGTGACCATCAACGTGGGGGCCACGGGGAGCATCGACAACCAGGCCGTCGTGCGCAGCACCGGGCAGCAGGGCGCGCCGGAGACGTCCTTCCCGTCCTCGCCGCCGGTGGGGACCGGTCCCACGACGACGCCGGTGGGCGGTCCGCCCGCGCCGGCCGTGACGGCGCCCGCGGCCAACGCCACGCTGACGACGCGCACGCCCACCTTCAGCGGCACGGGGGAAGCGGGCAACACCGTCACCGTGCGCGAGGGCACCACGGTGCTGTGCACCGCCACGGTGAGCGCGTCCGGCGCCTGGAGCTGCGCCTCCACCGTGCAGCTCGCGGATGGCGCGCACACCGTGACCGCGCAGGCGGCGGACCCCAGCGGCAACCTCAGCCCGACGACGTCCGTGGCATTCAGCGTGGACGCGACGGCGCCGGTGGCGCCGGTCATCTCCACGCCCGCACAGAACGCGCAGCTCAACACGGCGACTCCGACGTTCACGGGCACGGCGGAGGCGGGCAGCACCGTCACGGTGCGCGAGGGCGCCACCGTCCTTTGCACCACCACGGCCAACGCCGCGACGGGCGCCTGGAGCTGCGCGTCCGGCGTGACGCTGCCCTCCGGTTCGCACACGGTGACGGCGACGGCGCAGGATGCAGCGGGCAACACCGGCCCCGCTTCCGGCGGGCGCACGTTCGTGGTGGACGTGACGGCTCCGGCGGCGCCGGTCATCGTCGCGCCCACGAGCGGCTCGGCGGTGAGCAGCACGACGCCCACGTTCAGCGGCTTCGCGGAAGCGGGCAGCACCGTCAACGTCGTCGTCGGGGGCGTCACGGTCTGCACCGCGACGGCGAATGCCTCCGGCGCGTGGTCCTGCACTTCCGGTACGGCGCTGGGCCAGGGTGCCCAGACGGCCACCGTCACCGCCACCGACGCCGCGGGCAACACGGGCCCGGCGAGCACGACCTCCTTCACCGTGGACACGGTGGCCCCCGTGGCACCGGTCGTCACGGCGCCCACGTCCGGTCAGCTTGTGACGACCCAGACGCCGGTCCTCTCCGGCACGGCGGAGGCGAACAGCACCGTCACCGTGCGCGAGGGCACGACGGTGTTGTGCACCGCGACGGCCAATGCCTCCGGTGCCTGGTCCTGCACGTCGTCTTCGCTCGCGCAGGGGGCGCACACGATCTCCGCGACCGCTCGGGACGCGGCGGGCAACACCGGCCCGGCCAGCGCCTCCGTTCCCTTCACGGTGGACTCGGTGGCGCCGGTGGCTCCGGTCATCACGTCGCCGACTTCGGGTCAGACCGTGGCCACGCAGACGCCGGTCCTGTCCGGTACGGCGGAGGCCAACAGCACCGTGACCGTCCGTGAGGGCACGACGGTGGTGTGCACCACGACGGCCAATGCTTCCGGTGCCTGGTCCTGCACGTCCGCGACGCTCTCCGAAGGTGCGCACACCATCTCCGCGACGGCTCGGGATGCCGCGGGCAACACCGGTCCGGCGAGCACGTCCGTCCCCTTCACGGTGGACTCCGTGGCGCCGGCGGCTCCGGTCATCGCGTCGCCCACGCCCGGGCAGCTCGTGGCCACCCGGACGCCGACGCTGTCTGGCACGGCGGAGGCGAACAGCACCGTGACCGTGCGTGAGGGCACCACCGTGCTCTGCACCGCGACGGCGAATGCCTCCGGCGCGTGGTCCTGCACGTCCTCCACGCTCGCGGACGGTGCCCACACGATTTCCGCGACCGCTCGGGACGCGGCGGGCAACACCGGCCCGGCGAGCACCTCCGTCCCCTTCACCGTGGATGCCACCGCCCCGGCGGCGCCAGTCGTCACCGCGCCCACGGCCAACCAGACCTTGACCACCCAGACGCCGACGCTGTCCGGTACGGCGGAGGCCAACAGCACCGTGACGGTGCGCGAAGGCACGACGGTGTTGTGCACCACGACGGCGAATGCCTCCGGCGCGTGGTCCTGCACGTCCTCCACGCTCGCGGACGGTGCCCACACGGTTTCCGCGACGGCTCGGGACGCGGCGGGCAACACGGGACCGGCCAGCACCTCCGTCCCCTTCAGTGTGGACACCACCGCTCCGGCGGCTCCGCTCATCGCTTCGCCCACGCCCGGCCAGGTGGTCGCCACGCAGACGCCGACGCTCAGCGGCTCGGCGGAAGCGAACAGCACCGTCACCGTTCGTGAGGGCACCACCATCCTGTGCACCACGACGGCCAATGCTTCCGGTGTCTGGACCTGCGCGTCCTCGACGCTCGCGGAAGGGGCGCACACGATCTCCGCGACGGCTCGGGATGTGGCGGGCAACACGGGCCCTGCAAGTACCTCCGTCCCCTTCACCGTCGACACGGTGGCTCCGGCGGCTCCGGGCATCGCGGCGCCCACGTCCGGTCAGCTTGTGACGACCCAGACGCCGGTCCTCTCCGGCACCGCGGAGGCGAACAGCACCGTCACCGTGCGCGAGGGCACCACGGTCCTCTGTACCGCGACGGCCAACGCCTCCGGTGCATGGTCCTGCACGTCGTCTTCGCTCGCCCAGGGGTCGCACACGATCTCCGCGACGGCTCGCGACGCGGCGGGCAACGCGGGTCCGGCCAGCACGCCCGTCCCCTTCACCATCGACTCCATTGCCCCCGTGGCTCCGGTCATCGCGTCGCCCACGTCCGGGCAGATGGTGGCGACCCAGACGCCGACGCTGTCCGGTACGGCGGAGGCCAACAGCACCGTGACCGTTCGTGAGGGCACCACCGTCCTGTGCACCACCACCGCGAACGGCTCCGGCGCGTGGTCCTGCACCTCGTCGCAGCTGACGGATGGCACGCACACCATCTCCGCGACCGCTCGGGATGTGGCGGGCAACACCGGCCCGGCGAGCACGTCCGTTCCCTTCACCGTGGACAGCACCGCTCCCGTGGCTCCGGTCATTGCCTCGCCCACTTCCGGTCAGACGGTCGCCACCCAGACGCCGACGCTGTCCGGTACGGCGGAGGCCAACAGCACCGTGACCGTTCGCGAGGGCACCACCGTCCTGTGCACCGCGACCGCGAACAGCTCCGGTGCGTGGTCCTGCACGTCCTCCACGCTCGCGGACGGTGCGCACACCGTCTCCGCGACCGCTCGGGACGCGGCGGGCAACACGGGCCCGGCCAGCACCTCCGTTCCCTTCAGCGTGGACACCACCGCCCCGGCGACCCCCGTCGTCACCGCCCCTACGTCCGGCCAGGCGGTCGCCACTTCGACGCCCGCCATCACGGGCACGGCCGAAGCGGGCAGCATCGTGACGGTGCGTGAAGGCACCACCGTGCTGTGCACCGCGACCGCCGATGCCTCCGGCGCGTGGTCCTGCACGTCCTCCACGCTCATGGATGGCTCCCATACCGTGTCCGTCACGGCCCGCGACGCGGTGGGCAACACCAGCCCCGCGCGCACGGTGTCCTTCACCGTCGACGCCACCCCGCCGGACGCGCCGGTCATCGTCACGCCCGCGAACGGCGCGGCGCTGGCTGCGTCCCCCGTCACCTACAGTGGCACGGCCGAGCCCGGCAGCCGCGTCACGGTGACGCTGGATGGCACGTCGCTGGGCACCGTCACCGCCAATGGCGCGGGCGAGTGGAGCTTCACGCCCGGCATCGTGCTCGGGGACGGCGGCCACACCCTCACGGCCGTCGCCCAGGACGGCGCGGGCAACAACAGCCCCGTCGCCACCTCCACCTTCACGGTGGACACCACCGCGCCGGACGCGCCGGTCTTCACCGCCCCGGCCCTGAACGCGACCGTCACCACCGCGCGGCCGACCATCACCGGCACCGCCGACCTCGGCACGCAGGTGACGCTCGTCATCGGGGGGAACACCTTCGGTCCGCTGACCGTGGACGCCTCCGGCACCTGGAGCTTCACGCCGGCCACCGACCTGCCCCAGGGCCCCATCACCGTCAGCGCCACCGCGGCCGACGCGGCGGGCAACGTCAGCGACGCGGCCCAGCTGACCTTCACCGTGGACTCGGTGTCGCCCGACACCGTCATCACCTCGCATCCTCCGGTCGCGAGCAACAGCACGTCCGCGACGTTCACCTTCCAGGGCACGGACGCGGATGTCGCGGGCTTCGTCTGCACCCTGGACACCATCAGCGTGGCGTGCGCCTCGCCGTACACGGCGACCGACCTGGACGCGGGCCCGCACACGTTCACCGTCGCCGCCGTCGATGCGTCGGGCAACGTGGACCCCACGCCCGCCAGCTTCACCTGGACCGTGGACGTCACGCCGCCCGCCGCGCCCATCGTCCTCCAGCCCACGAGCGGCGAGGTGCTCACCTCCGCCTCGCCCGTCATCACCGGCACCGCGGAGCCGGGCAGCACCGTGTACCTGGTCCTCGACAACGGCGCGCCGCTGGGCCCCATCCTCGTCAACGACCAGGGCGAGTGGAGCTACCCCGTCCAGGCCACGCTGGCGGACGGCTCCCACACGCTGAGCGCCACGTCCACGGACGCGGCGGGCAACACCAGCGAGCCCGTGTCGCTCACCTTCTTCATCGACACCGACGCGCCGGACACCACCATCGAGTCGGGCCCCGCCCAGCCCTCGAACAGCGCCAGCGCCACGTTCGAGTTCAGCTCCACCGGCGGCGGCATCCGCTACGAGTGCAGCGTGGACGCGGCGCCCTTCACCTCCTGCGACAGCCCCTTCACGCTCGACTCCCTCGCCGAGGGCGGGCACACCCTCGCCGTGCGCGCCGTGGACGCGGCGGGCAACGTCGACCCGAGCCCCGCTGAGTACGCGTGGACGGTGGACCTGGGCGCTCCCGAGGCCCCGGCCATCACCTCGCCCGCCAATAGCGCCCTCTTCAACACGGGCGCGGTGTCCTACGCCGGCACCGCGGAGGCCGGCACCACCGTGCGCGTGACGGTGGATGGCGTCTTCGTGGGCACCGCCGGGGTCTCCGAAGCGGGCACGTGGACCTTCACCTCGGGCCCGGTGCTGGACACCGGCGCGCACACCGTCTCGGTGACGTCGGTGGACGCGGCCGGCAACAGCAGTCAGGCCACGAGCGTCGCCTTCAGCGTGGACCTCGTGGCGCCGGACACGGTCCTCACCGCGTCCGTCCCCGCCGTCACCTCCAGTCGCGAGGCCTCCTTCGAGTTCACCTCCAACGACGCCACCGCGACCTTCGAGTGCCGCTTCGACACGGGGGCCTTCGTCCCCTGCACCAGCCCCCAGGAGCGCACGGCGCTCGCGGACGGCACGTACACCCTCCAGGTGCGCGCGGTGGACGCGGCCGGCAACGTGGACCCCACGCCCGCTGCCTTCACGTGGACCGTGGACACCGCCGCGCCGCAGACGTTCATCCGCTCCGGCCCCATCGCGAACGACGCGCCGAACCCCGCCACGTTCGACCTGGACTCCGACGAGACCGGCGTCACCTACGCGTGCAGCCTGGATGACGGCCCGTTCACGCCGTGCTCGGACCCGGCCCTCTTCACGGTGACGCCCGGTCCCCACACCCTCGCCGTGCGCGCCACCGACGCGGCGGGCAACGTGGATGACTCGCCCGCCACCTGGTCGTGGTCCGCGACCGATGACGCCGACAACGACGGCCTCACCGACGCGGAGGAGGCCCAGGCCGGCACCGACCCGCGCAACGCCGACACGGATGCCGACGGTCTCCCCGACGGAGTGGAGGTCCACTCCGGCCGCACGGATCCGCTGGACGACGACTCCGATGACGACGGCGTGCTCGACGGCAACGAAGACGCCAACCACGACGGCGTCACCCAGGCCACCGAGACCGACCCCACCCGCGCGGACTCCGACGCCGACGGCCTCACCGACGGCCTGGAGCTGGGCCTCACCGCGCCCCAGGGCACGGGCACCGACCCCGCCCACTTCGTCGCGGACGCCGACCCCGCCACCACCACGGATCCGCTCAAGGCCGACACCGACAACGGCGGCGTCTGGGACGGCATCGAGGACAAGAACCACAACGGCAAGGTGGACTCCGGGGAAACCAATCCGCTCGACGCCGCCGACGACGTGGACGCGGACGGCGACGGCGTGGACAACGCCACCGAACTGGAGCTGGGGCTCGACCCGTTCAACGCCGACACGGACGGCGATGGCCTGACGGATGGCATCGATGGCCTGGTCGACACCGACGGCGACGGGCTCATCGACGCGCGGGACACCGACAGCGACAATGACGGGCTCAGCGATGGCGAGGAAGACGTGAACCACGACGGCATCACCCAGGCCACGGAGACCGACCGCCGCCAGGCCGACACGGACGCGGACGGCCTCATGGATGGCGTCGAGGTGCACGGGCAGAACCCCACCGACCCGCTGGCCCGCGACACGGACGGCGACGGCCTTTCGGACGGCGAGGAGGACACCAACGCCAACGGCACCCGCGACGCCAACGAGACCGACCCCAACCGCGCGGACAGCGACGAGGGCGGCGTCCCCGACGGCGTCGAGGTGAAGGGCGGCACCAACCCGCTCGACGCCGATGACGACTTCACCGTGCTGGGCCGGGGCTGCTCGACGGGCGGCGCCGGGGGCCTGCTCCCGCTGGCGCTGGGCCTGCTGGCCGTGCCGTTGCTCGGGCGCCGCCGCCGGGCCCTCCCCGCCCGGGGCATGGGCCGGGGGGTGGCGTTGACGGTGGCGGTGGGCCTGTCGCTGGGCGCCGCGTCGCGGGCGGAGGCCCAGGCGTCGGTGTCGCAGGCCATCGACGTGCAGCAGTACAAGCCGGGGCCGGGCGCGTATGACGTGCTCGGGCTCAACAGCGCCCGCGTCGCGCCGCACCTGACGTGGAACGTGGGCGCGTCGCTCAACTACGCGCACCAGCCGCTCAACTTCTTCGATCCGCGAGAGGAGACGTTCGTCTACCGCATCGTGCAGCAGCAGGTGTCCCTGGACCTGATGGGGGCGGTGTCCCTCTTCGACCGGCTGGAGGTGGGCCTGGTGCTGCCGCTGACGGTCACCGGCTCGCAGTCCGCGAGCGCCGTGTCCGAGCAGTTCGCGAACGGCGTGGGCACGGCGGGCCTGGGCGACCTGCGCGTGGTGCCCAAGCTGGCACTCCTGTCGAAGGGCGCGCTGAACCTGGCGGTGCTCGCGCCCTTCACCCTGCCCACCGGCGGCGGTGACCACTTCCTGGGCGCGGACGGGCCCACCTTCCAGCCGCGCGTGGCCGGCGAGTGGGCCACGCCGTCGCTGCGGCTGCTCGCCAACGTGGGCGTCAACCTGCGCAAGGCGCAGGACCTGCGCAACCTGCACGTGGGCAACGAGCTCGCGTTCGGCGTGGGCGCGGAGGTGCCGCTCACGCAGGCGCTGTCCGCGCAGGCCACGCTCGCGGGCGCGGTGGGCCTGTCGGAGTCCGACAAGGAGGAGTTCCCCCTGGAGTTGCTGGGCGCGGTGAAGTACCGCTTCGCTCGGGGCTTCGCCGCGCACGTGGGCGCGGGACCGGGCCTCACGCGCGGCTACGGCACCCCCGCCTTCCGCGTCCTCGCGGGGCTGGCCTACACGCCGGGCGGTGCCTCGGCCCCGGTGGCCGCCGCCGCGCGTGCGCCCGCCTGCGCGCTGGGCCCCGAGGACTTCGACGGCTTCCAGGACGACGACGGCTGCCTGGATCCGGATGACGACCACGACGGCATCCCCGACGTGAGCGACACCTGCCCCACCGAGCCGGAGACGGTGAACGGCGAGCGCGACGAGGACGGCTGCCCGGACACGGTCCCGGAGGCGAAGCCCGCCACGGACAGCGCCACGCCCCCGGCCGCGCTCACCCTGCCGCCCGCCCCGGTGGACACGGACGGCGACGGCCTCCCCGACTCCGAGGACCGCTGCCCCACGGAGGCGGAGGACCAGGACGGGTTCGAGGACGAGGACGGCTGCCCGGACCCGGACAACGACAAGGACGGCATCGCGGACGCGGCTGACGCGTGCCCGCTGGAGGCGGAGGTCATCAACGGCGTGAAGGACGACGACGGGTGCCCGGACAAGGGCGAGTCGAAGGTGCGCCTGGAGGGCTCGCGCATCGTCATCCTCGACAAGGTGTATTTCGCCACGGGCAAGGACGTCATCCTGCCGAAGTCGTTCCCCCTGCTGTCGCAGGTGGCCGCCGTCCTGCGCACCCACCCGGAGCTGGAGCGGGTGCGCGTGGAGGGCCACACCGACAGCCAGGGCGACGACGCGAAGAACCTGGACCTGTCGCAGCGCCGCGCGAACACCGTGCGCGACTGGCTGGTGAAGACCGGCATCGCCGCGGAGCGCCTGGAGGCGGTGGGCTCCGGGGAGACGAAGCCGGTGGACACCAACGACACGCCGAAGGGCCGGGAGAACAACCGCCGCGTGGAGTTCAACATCGTGAAGACCGCCGGCCAGGCGGAAGGAGTGTCGCCGTGA
- a CDS encoding response regulator, with protein MPPRVPRNLLIIDDETVLCWVLGRFFSSAGYEVDSATDLDEALERVKHGRYDLVISDLRLSGTQSEEGLIIAERLREASPDTRMVLLTAFATPDLGSRAQALGVDLVLSKPQPLPDLAVHVSQLLEAPRQESARRLMP; from the coding sequence ATGCCTCCCCGAGTGCCCCGGAACCTGCTGATCATCGATGACGAAACGGTCCTGTGCTGGGTCCTGGGCCGCTTCTTCTCCAGCGCGGGGTACGAGGTCGACTCGGCCACGGACCTGGACGAGGCGCTGGAGCGCGTGAAGCACGGCCGGTACGACCTGGTCATCAGCGACCTGCGCCTGAGCGGCACGCAGTCCGAGGAGGGGCTCATCATCGCGGAGCGGTTGCGCGAGGCCTCTCCGGACACACGCATGGTGCTGCTGACGGCGTTCGCGACGCCGGACCTGGGTTCGCGCGCGCAGGCCCTGGGCGTGGACCTGGTGCTGAGCAAGCCCCAGCCGCTGCCAGACCTGGCGGTGCACGTGTCGCAGTTGCTGGAGGCTCCACGCCAGGAAAGCGCGCGTCGCCTCATGCCTTGA
- a CDS encoding response regulator transcription factor: protein MLGKILLLDSKPPVRGATARHLTAAGFTVLTARTDGQARSLLDTHLFDAVLIDHPFGRPGMEEGLRFARDLRLHDSHIPLLLMTALPLDEVRHSAWASGITKLLPKPQLMPVLILHLSALIPAAANEDRPQPIPMR from the coding sequence ATGCTCGGTAAAATCCTCCTCCTCGATTCGAAGCCCCCGGTTCGTGGGGCGACGGCGCGTCACCTGACGGCCGCGGGCTTCACCGTCCTCACCGCTCGCACGGATGGGCAGGCGCGGAGCCTGCTGGACACCCACCTGTTCGACGCGGTCCTCATCGACCATCCCTTCGGCCGGCCCGGCATGGAGGAGGGCCTGCGCTTCGCGCGCGACCTGCGCCTGCACGACTCGCACATCCCCCTCCTGCTGATGACGGCGCTGCCCCTGGACGAGGTGCGGCACTCGGCGTGGGCGAGCGGCATCACGAAGCTGCTGCCCAAACCGCAGCTGATGCCGGTGCTCATCCTCCACCTGTCCGCGCTCATCCCCGCCGCGGCCAACGAGGACCGGCCCCAGCCCATCCCGATGCGCTAG
- a CDS encoding NUDIX hydrolase — MSTPIDPFVRVAYRGAYHLALAWWFVRRPRTEGTLVGVWRGREVLLLQNSYKQAFSLPGGGRHRGESPEETGARELREEVGLHVPASRLRAVCELHHTDEFKRDRCHFVELELDSEPRLVLDQREVVWARWLDVETALRLPLMPVVRAYLEDAARRRSGL, encoded by the coding sequence ATGAGCACCCCGATCGACCCCTTCGTGCGCGTGGCCTATCGCGGCGCCTACCACCTGGCGCTCGCCTGGTGGTTCGTGCGCCGACCGCGCACGGAGGGCACGCTCGTGGGGGTGTGGCGGGGCCGCGAGGTGCTGCTGCTGCAGAACTCCTACAAGCAGGCCTTCTCCCTGCCGGGAGGCGGCCGGCATCGCGGCGAGTCCCCGGAGGAGACGGGCGCACGGGAGCTGCGCGAGGAGGTGGGGCTGCATGTGCCGGCCTCGCGGCTGCGCGCCGTGTGCGAGCTGCACCACACGGATGAGTTCAAGCGCGACCGGTGCCACTTCGTCGAGCTGGAGCTCGACAGCGAGCCCCGGCTCGTGCTCGACCAGCGCGAAGTGGTGTGGGCCCGGTGGCTCGACGTGGAGACCGCGCTGCGGCTGCCGCTCATGCCCGTCGTGCGCGCCTACCTCGAGGACGCCGCGCGGCGGCGCAGCGGCCTTTGA